From Astyanax mexicanus isolate ESR-SI-001 chromosome 11, AstMex3_surface, whole genome shotgun sequence, the proteins below share one genomic window:
- the ikzf2 gene encoding zinc finger protein Helios — protein sequence MEATDGYLASNGDCSPRKENSRMLVDLSLNAPNGQHSQSPSSPAPHTIKQEEVTEEEAEKRAAGPDETGHSGEEGSVLEEPMIDSPNNLQDVGPGSEGSADTGVRLPSGDRPFQCNQCGVSFTQKGNLLRHIKLHTGEKPFKCPFCSYACRRRDALTGHLRTHSVGKPHKCNYCGRSYKQRTSLEEHKERCHHYLQSLGMDSAPNPGPFAGEVPKEPMREPPGAVPFERPPVIERLQASVAKRKSTTPQKFVGEKMMRFSYPEMNYDVNLKEAEMMQAHIMDQALSNAITYLGDNMRPVVHHPPLTMAEVVPMVNPLFHPMYPIGPRLDRPSSREALSMHQPPPPTEFPPPTNGAISLVRPKNPQVVREGSPSNTSGQDSADSARSSPQEKLVNNRLVRVSPGHFTPRDDPRGADPGRQVGRDGGVRVFGREGQELRAFQCEHCRVLFLDHVMYTIHMGCHGYRDPLECNICGHCSKDRYEFSSHIVRGVHTFR from the exons CTCATACAATCAAGCAGGAGGAAGTCACTGAGGAGGAAGCAGAGAAGAGAGCAGCTGGTCCAGATGAGACTGGCCACAGCGGTGAGGAGGGGTCAGTACTGGAGGAGCCAATGATTGACAGTCCCAACAACCTACAGGACGTTGGACCAGGATCAGAGGGGTCGGCAGACACAGGAGTACGATTACCCTCGG GTGACCGTCCATTCCAGTGCAACCAGTGTGGAGTTTCCTTCACCCAGAAGGGGAACCTGCTCAGACACATTAAACTGCACACGGGTGAGAAGCCCTTTAAATGCCCCTTCTGCAGCTACGCCTGCCGCCGACGCGACGCCCTCACCGGACACCTCCGCACTCACTCCG TGGGTAAACCGCACAAGTGTAACTACTGTGGACGGAGCTACAAACAGCGCACGTCATTGGAGGAGCACAAAGAGAGGTGCCATCATTACTTGCAGAGCCTTGGCATGGACTCCGCCCCCAACCCAGGCCCATTTGCAG GAGAGGTTCCTAAAGAGCCGATGAGAGAGCCGCCGGGCGCCGTGCCGTTCGAGAGACCGCCGGTCATCGAGAGGCTGCAGGCCAGTGTGGCCAAGAGGAAGAGCACCACGCCTCAGAAGTTTGTGG GGGAGAAGATGATGCGCTTCTCCTACCCTGAGATGAACTACGACGTGAACCTGAAGGAGGCTGAGATGATGCAGGCGCATATCATGGACCAGGCGCTCAGTAACGCTATAACCTACCTGGGCGACAACATGCGACCTGTGGTGCATCACCCTCCGCTCACCATGGCCGAGGTCGTTCCGATGGTGAACCCACTGTTTCACCCCATGTACCCCATCGGCCCGCGACTTGACCGGCCTAGCAGCCGCGAAGCTCTCTCCATGCACCAGCCACCCCCACCCACGGAGTTCCCTCCCCCCACCAACGGCGCCATCTCTCTGGTGAGGCCCAAGAACCCCCAGGTGGTGCGTGAAGGCTCCCCCAGCAACACCAGCGGCCAGGATTCGGCTGATTCGGCCCGCAGCAGCCCTCAGGAGAAGCTGGTCAACAACAGGTTGGTTCGGGTCAGTCCGGGTCACTTCACGCCGCGAGACGACCCCCGGGGGGCCGATCCTGGACGTCAGGTGGGCCGGGACGGAGGGGTCCGCGTTTTTGGCCGCGAGGGGCAGGAGCTAAGGGCGTTCCAGTGCGAGCACTGCCGAGTGCTGTTCCTCGACCACGTCATGTACACCATCCACATGGGGTGCCACGGTTACAGGGACCCGCTGGAGTGCAACATCTGCGGCCACTGCAGCAAGGATCGCTACGAGTTCTCCTCGCACATCGTCCGCGGAGTGCACACCTTCCGTTAG